A single genomic interval of Syntrophaceae bacterium harbors:
- a CDS encoding VPLPA-CTERM sorting domain-containing protein gives MKARKPAAIFIIALMLVLTTTPGFSSTVYFAVDNTLNFDLLDGFDLFTSVGVNPIEQLTLSVRYQSAGGAVPNDIVIPPSTTIKMWDIMLTNYGVYGEKANPLNLQPGVVLMLTGTPTFSLTNIQLLSDDHSSGFYNLPYQIIQTAYLDGTLYTATNAVPIPAAAWLLGSGLIGLVALRRRMRK, from the coding sequence ATGAAGGCACGAAAACCTGCAGCAATCTTTATCATTGCTCTGATGTTGGTGTTAACCACAACGCCGGGTTTTTCGTCCACCGTGTATTTCGCTGTGGACAATACGTTGAATTTTGACCTGCTGGACGGGTTTGATCTCTTTACGTCCGTTGGTGTCAACCCTATCGAGCAACTGACCTTGTCCGTGAGGTATCAATCTGCCGGTGGTGCGGTACCGAACGACATCGTTATTCCTCCATCTACGACAATTAAAATGTGGGACATCATGCTGACGAACTACGGCGTTTATGGCGAAAAAGCAAATCCACTCAACCTGCAACCCGGGGTTGTCTTAATGCTGACGGGCACACCTACCTTCAGCCTCACAAATATTCAATTACTCAGCGATGATCATAGTTCTGGTTTCTACAACTTACCCTATCAAATCATCCAGACCGCTTATCTTGATGGAACGCTTTACACCGCGACGAATGCCGTCCCCATCCCCGCCGCCGCCTGGCTGCTGGGCAGCGGGCTGATCGGGCTCGTGGCCCTGCGCCGCCGGATGCGGAAGTAA
- a CDS encoding VPLPA-CTERM sorting domain-containing protein — protein sequence MRRCFLTFSLLLALLIGTNAQAAFFAGTDRVSYTGTVTRYETLADAQSGVNATGTYAIPARDAAAPYNTGFRDAGIFFSNNAPDYWPNASIFLTAWYYTTDPSHGEYSGWGNPNNTNTGFIQLYDETGGTSTSANGYFSNLSGGYYRDFTLQVTGQNAGAAEYARLWHAPGVGGEAGLTRGTFLNYNLNITFGGLQGMLLPGGWIESHNHPESVTGTFMALFQNTNTIDPAYQGYYVANFTFGLDNWAFAQGEALNGAFSESTFAAPVPIPPAAWLLGSGLIGLVAIRRRIKK from the coding sequence ATGCGGCGATGCTTTTTGACGTTTTCCCTGCTTCTTGCACTTCTGATCGGCACGAACGCTCAGGCGGCCTTTTTTGCGGGCACGGACCGGGTCTCATACACGGGAACCGTGACGAGATACGAAACCCTCGCAGACGCGCAGAGCGGGGTCAATGCAACCGGAACCTACGCGATCCCTGCAAGAGACGCAGCGGCACCCTACAACACAGGCTTCCGGGATGCAGGCATCTTTTTTTCGAATAACGCCCCCGACTATTGGCCTAACGCGAGCATCTTCCTGACCGCATGGTATTACACAACGGACCCGTCGCACGGCGAATACAGCGGCTGGGGAAACCCCAACAACACCAACACGGGCTTCATTCAGCTCTACGACGAAACGGGCGGCACGAGCACCTCCGCAAACGGTTACTTCAGCAATCTGTCGGGCGGCTACTACCGGGATTTCACTCTCCAGGTGACCGGGCAGAATGCCGGCGCCGCCGAATACGCCCGTCTCTGGCACGCCCCCGGCGTGGGCGGCGAAGCCGGACTGACACGCGGGACCTTTCTCAACTACAACCTCAACATCACCTTCGGCGGCCTGCAGGGTATGCTGTTGCCCGGAGGCTGGATCGAGTCCCACAACCACCCGGAATCCGTGACGGGAACCTTCATGGCTCTTTTCCAGAACACAAACACGATAGACCCCGCCTACCAAGGCTACTACGTCGCCAATTTCACCTTCGGCCTGGACAATTGGGCATTCGCACAGGGCGAGGCGCTGAACGGGGCGTTTTCTGAAAGCACATTTGCGGCGCCCGTTCCCATTCCCCCTGCCGCCTGGCTGCTGGGCAGCGGCTTGATCGGCCTGGTGGCCATCCGCCGCCGTATAAAGAAGTAG
- a CDS encoding choice-of-anchor C family protein, whose amino-acid sequence MRKPFTVALIVTLLATPAGADILNGSFENGSYPGGVFSTLYYGDMRLSDWAVGGNSIDWIDSYWQPAEGSRSIDLSGNGPGSLSQQFGTVPGTTYRVTFAMAGNPDGGEAIKDLRVTAIGIGSGDYAFDTTGKTRTAMGWDTREFVFTARAYATTLVFESLETDAYGPALDAVAVNAVPLPPAAWLLGSGLIGLVAVRRRRQTKAPPCPSP is encoded by the coding sequence ATGCGGAAGCCCTTCACCGTCGCGCTCATCGTCACCCTGCTGGCAACACCTGCCGGCGCGGACATCCTGAACGGCAGCTTCGAGAACGGCTCTTACCCGGGCGGCGTTTTCAGCACCCTATATTACGGGGACATGAGACTCTCCGATTGGGCCGTCGGCGGCAACAGCATCGACTGGATCGACAGCTACTGGCAGCCCGCCGAGGGAAGCCGCAGCATAGACCTCAGCGGCAACGGCCCCGGATCGCTGTCCCAGCAATTCGGCACCGTGCCCGGCACGACATACCGGGTGACGTTCGCCATGGCGGGCAACCCCGACGGCGGTGAGGCGATTAAGGATCTCCGGGTTACGGCCATCGGCATCGGCTCCGGCGACTACGCCTTCGACACGACGGGAAAGACCCGCACTGCCATGGGCTGGGACACGCGGGAGTTCGTCTTCACGGCCCGCGCCTATGCAACAACCCTGGTCTTCGAGAGCCTCGAGACCGACGCCTACGGCCCGGCACTCGACGCCGTCGCCGTCAACGCCGTGCCGCTGCCCCCTGCCGCCTGGCTGCTGGGCAGCGGCTTGATCGGCCTGGTGGCGGTCCGGCGGCGGCGTCAGACAAAGGCACCCCCGTGCCCTTCCCCGTGA
- a CDS encoding choice-of-anchor C family protein — MRKLLIVALFVSLIATPAGAAILNGSFELGTYSGGAFSTLYAGSTAINGWIVGGDSIDWIDSYWQPAVGSRSIDLSGNGPGSLSQQFDTVPGTTYRVTFAMAGNPAGGDAIKDLRVTAVGIGSGVYAFNTTGKTLTAMGWDTRDFVFTARNTVTTLVFESLESNAYGPALDAVAVNVVPIPGALWLLGSGLVGLVVIGRRRTR; from the coding sequence ATGCGGAAGCTCCTGATTGTCGCACTCTTCGTCTCCCTGATCGCAACACCTGCCGGCGCTGCCATCCTGAACGGCAGTTTCGAGCTCGGCACCTATTCCGGGGGCGCCTTCAGCACCCTGTATGCCGGCAGTACCGCCATCAACGGTTGGATCGTCGGCGGCGACAGCATCGACTGGATCGACAGCTACTGGCAACCCGCCGTGGGCAGCCGCAGCATAGACCTGAGCGGCAACGGCCCCGGGTCGCTGTCCCAGCAATTCGATACCGTGCCCGGCACGACATACCGGGTGACGTTCGCCATGGCGGGCAACCCCGCCGGCGGTGATGCGATTAAGGATCTCCGGGTTACAGCCGTCGGCATTGGCTCCGGCGTCTACGCCTTCAACACGACGGGAAAGACCCTCACTGCCATGGGCTGGGACACGCGGGATTTCGTCTTCACGGCCCGCAACACTGTAACGACCCTGGTCTTCGAGAGCCTCGAGAGCAACGCCTACGGCCCGGCACTCGACGCCGTCGCCGTCAACGTCGTCCCGATCCCCGGCGCTCTCTGGCTCCTGGGCTCGGGACTGGTAGGACTTGTGGTAATCGGGCGCCGCCGCACCCGGTAA